In one window of Duganella dendranthematis DNA:
- a CDS encoding LysR family transcriptional regulator translates to MKRQFDDVLLGSIELFCLAAELSSFTAAATAAGVTPAAVSRSVSRLEERLGVRLFVRTTRQIRLTDGGRVYFEQCRQALSQLTEAERQITGAQVQPSGPLRISAPTPYAHYRLLPLLGEFRRTYPEVTIDIHVSNRNIDFADEGYDLAIRGRAPADSNLIARKLEDAELVLVAAPTYLKRAGTPASLADLSRHECLQFDLPSTGKRIPWPFMQDGQQVDVVTEGGLCCSEDVLGIVTLARGGAGVVQTYRFIVEQDLASGALVELLPQHGGTSRPFILLYPHARHLSLRVRTFVEFLLSNLT, encoded by the coding sequence ATGAAACGCCAATTCGATGATGTGCTGCTGGGCAGCATAGAGCTGTTCTGCCTGGCCGCCGAGCTGTCCAGCTTTACCGCCGCCGCTACCGCCGCCGGGGTCACGCCGGCCGCCGTCAGCCGTTCCGTGTCACGGCTGGAGGAACGCCTCGGCGTGCGCCTGTTCGTCCGCACTACGCGCCAGATCCGCCTGACCGATGGCGGTCGCGTCTACTTCGAGCAATGTCGCCAGGCGCTGTCGCAGCTGACCGAGGCCGAACGGCAGATCACCGGCGCCCAGGTCCAGCCGTCTGGCCCGCTGCGCATCAGCGCGCCGACGCCGTATGCGCACTACCGGCTGCTACCGCTGCTGGGCGAATTTCGCCGCACCTATCCGGAAGTGACGATCGACATCCACGTCAGCAACCGCAACATCGACTTCGCCGACGAAGGCTACGACCTGGCGATCCGCGGCCGCGCGCCGGCCGATTCCAACCTGATCGCCCGCAAGCTGGAGGACGCCGAACTGGTGCTGGTGGCCGCCCCCACCTACCTCAAGCGCGCCGGCACGCCGGCCTCGCTGGCCGATTTGAGCCGGCACGAATGCCTGCAATTCGACTTGCCCAGCACCGGCAAGCGCATTCCGTGGCCGTTCATGCAGGACGGCCAACAGGTCGATGTGGTGACCGAAGGCGGCCTGTGTTGCTCGGAAGATGTGCTCGGCATCGTCACCTTGGCGCGCGGCGGCGCCGGCGTGGTGCAAACCTACCGTTTCATCGTCGAACAAGACCTGGCCAGCGGCGCGCTGGTTGAACTGCTGCCGCAGCACGGCGGCACCTCGCGCCCGTTCATCCTGCTGTATCCGCACGCACGCCACCTGTCGCTGCGGGTGCGCACCTTCGTGGAGTTCCTCCTGAGCAACTTAACCTGA